A portion of the Saimiri boliviensis isolate mSaiBol1 chromosome 1, mSaiBol1.pri, whole genome shotgun sequence genome contains these proteins:
- the LOC141581725 gene encoding heat shock factor protein 5-like yields MGSAAAGQAGAHRARRRPRRGSGAGIEHGEGEVGWVGGREVRAGRGDAGGAALHPHQAQQLPRRTVASGEQPVVTVHPLGRPRRGAAHPPAALRGGAAQPARAGRRRRGRGAGAEPGLFTTTNFTSFVRQLNVSGFHKVVQGGPRPGPGRGRGAVGRRDRPLHHFRNRHFRRGQPQLLVHLQRRTGSKEAKLAAGLEVPCRPPSGFQWLPAAAHHLGLRLRPLGRRPEPAAAPGAATCAADSRPEPHGPGAVGQFHRSLRRGGFPPYSYVTSSHDRSTFPMKSLDRTPVPRRIWQNSLGMHPGQVETSPTFSEKRESLVPSPRTEVQSRDHSSLQPKVTRLRQFFHVRLPSSWDYYRTCQHTWACECPEPEGRWSWEDARVYRHMF; encoded by the exons ATGGGGTCCGCGGCGGCCGGGCAGGCAGGAGCCCACAGGGCGAGGCGAAGGCCGCGGCGGGGGTCGGGGGCGGGAATCGAGCACGGGGAGGGAGAGGTAGGCTGGGTGGGTGGGCGCGAGGTCCGGGCCGGGCGGGGCGATGCAGGAGGCGCCGCTCTCCATCCCCATCAAGCCCAACAACTTCCCCGCCGAACGGTGGCGTCTGGTGAACAGCCCGTGGTAACGGTCCACCCGCTGGGACGGCCGCGGCGAGGGGCTGCTCATCCACCAGCCGCTCTTCGAGGTGGAGCTGCTCAGCCCGCCCGGGccgggaggcggcggcggggccgCGGGGCCGGGGCCGAGCCCGGGCTCTTCACAACCACCAACTTCACCAGCTTCGTCCGCCAGCTCAACGTCTCCGGCTTCCACAAGGTGGTGCAGGGCGGGCCGAGgccggggccgggccggggccggggggCGGTGGGACGGCGGGACCGGCCCCTCCACCACTTCCGCAACCGGCACTTCCGCCGCGGCCAGCCGCAGCTGCTCGTGCACCTCCAGCGCCGGACAGGCTCCAAGGAGGCCAAGCTGGCGGCCGGCCTGGAGGTGCCCTGCCGCCCGCCCAGCGGTTTCCAGTGGCTTCCAGCGGCTGCGCATCACCTTGGCCTCCGCCTCCGCCCCCTCGGCCGCCGCCCCGAGCCCGCTGCAGCACCGGGAGCCGCCACCTGCGCAGCAGATTCCCGGCCCGAGCCGCACGGACCAGGGGCTGTAGGACAGTTTCACCGGTCACTTCGGCGAGGTGGTTTTCCCCCTTACTCCTACGTAACTTCATCCCACGACCGCAGTACTTTTCCCATGAAAAGTTTAGATAGGACCCCAGTTCCTCGCAGAATATGGCAGAACTCCCTTGGAATGCACCCCGGACAAGTGGAGACATCGCCCACGTTTTCAGAGAAACG agaGAGTCTGGTTCCCTCACCCAGGACTGAAGTGCAGtcacgtgatcacagctcactacagcctaaagttaccaggctcaggcaattcttccacgtcagactcccaagtagctgggactactacagaaCCTGCCAAcacacttgg